agagagagggagtctgaCTGTGTTTCCCACAAGCCCTCAATGAACTTCACACTCATTACCTGAGAAATATACAATGTACATTTATTAGACGTATCTAGCCAAGGACCACTGCTGTGCTAAAAATTGACTTTAAAAATAGAAATCAGGATTATATTTATTTTAGTTTTGAAAGTTGGTAACTGTACTTCTCACTTTCCAGGGGGCTGGGAGGGCTGTGCCACCTTTAAGATGGTGTTTGCTGCAGGAGGAGCCATAGAGTTTGGACAGTACATGTTACAGGTCGCTGCACAAGGTAAAGGACTTTCGGAGCTGATTCTGTGATCAATTTTCCCAATGACTATCTCCTTTTTTAAATAGCTAGATTTAAACGATGTCTTTCCCCCCACTTCCCCTGTGCAGCGTCCAGAGGGCAGCCTGTGAGTGGTGGCTTTGGGGGTTGTCCCTACATGGGCAATGGGGCCTATGCTTACCCTCCTCCCCCAGCCAATGGGTACCCGGCGGGACCCCCACCCGGGTACTCTTACCCCAACCCCCCTCCACAAGGTACGGATCAGACAGACTACTGTTGTCTtcctatgtatttatttttgtacttGTCTAATTGAAAATGGGAAAACCTAAGTTAATCATAACCAGTCCATGTAATATTGTGTTTCATATGTACTGTCTGTTTTTCTGCAGGTGTATTCTACCCCAACCCACCAGCGTTTGATGGTCCTGCGGCCTACATGCCCCCTCCTCCCTACTCCGCCCCCCTGGGGCAGCAGGCCCCCCACGACCCTGCCCTGCCTTCCACACCTGCAGGTCAGAATAcatctttcttttctttttatgCAAAGTACCTTCAGTAATGGTAGTTTAATTAGCGTGATGTGATGTGAGCCCATGCTGCCGACACATTAAGTAAGGACAATGAATTCACTTCTCTTGCTTTCTAtgtatttctctctccttccaccagCGGAGGCAAAGGCAGCAGAGGCAGCAACCAGTGGCAGCTGTTCCACACTTCCTCCCACCTACTTGCCACAGGTACCcctgtttagcactttttttacCAACCTAAATCTGATGTGTAGGAACACATTTTAATCtaatagacatacagtaccagccaaaagtttggacacacctactcattcaagggttttacattttttttttaaaatactattttctacactgtagaataatagtgaagacttcaaaactatgaaataacatctatggaatcaggtagtaaccaaacatgtgttaaacaaatccaaagtgtgctttgcacactcttggcattctctcagccagcttcacctggaatgcttttccaacagtcttgaaggagttcccgcatatgtttgagcacttgttggctgctttttcttcactctggggttcaactcatcccaaaccatctcaattggtttgaggtcgggtgattgtggaggccaggtcatctgatgcagcactccatcactctccatcttggtcaaatagcccttacacagcctggaggtgtgttttgggtcattatccttttgaaaaacaaatgatagtcccactaagcacaaaccagatgagatggcatat
This window of the Oncorhynchus clarkii lewisi isolate Uvic-CL-2024 chromosome 16, UVic_Ocla_1.0, whole genome shotgun sequence genome carries:
- the LOC139367923 gene encoding WW domain-binding protein 2-like, with amino-acid sequence MALNKNNSESGGVIITNNESVLMSYENVELVFCEAECLPGAFRKSKKGSIFLTPYRVIFVAKGGRDALQSFMMPFYLMKGCEVKQPVLGANYIKGTVSAEPGGGWEGCATFKMVFAAGGAIEFGQYMLQVAAQASRGQPVSGGFGGCPYMGNGAYAYPPPPANGYPAGPPPGYSYPNPPPQGVFYPNPPAFDGPAAYMPPPPYSAPLGQQAPHDPALPSTPAAEAKAAEAATSGSCSTLPPTYLPQDNPPPYSPTEDKKSQ